In Flavobacteriales bacterium, one DNA window encodes the following:
- the rsgA gene encoding ribosome small subunit-dependent GTPase A, translating into MKGLVLKSTGSHYLVRNENGEVFTCRVRGKMRLEGMKTTNPVAVGDHVTMEERTGEWWIAAVDKRKNYIIRKATKLSSQRHIIAANIDRAFLIVTADHPRTSHGFIDRFLVTAEAYHIPVTLVFNKADLFEGTSSGDLNEMVTLYESIGYPVLVISALHGDVEKLRAAMLGKVNLLSGHSGVGKSTLIKSLDPTLDPVTRQISTVHNKGMHATTFAEMHPMKGGGYMIDTPGIKELGVVDIPREEVSHYFIEMRKLLPGCRFNNCLHVNEPGCAVIRALEEGTLHATRYQSYLGILEGE; encoded by the coding sequence TTGAAAGGTCTTGTACTCAAATCCACCGGTAGTCATTACCTCGTCAGAAACGAGAACGGTGAAGTATTTACCTGTAGGGTTAGGGGTAAAATGCGCCTGGAAGGTATGAAGACCACCAATCCGGTAGCGGTGGGTGATCATGTGACCATGGAGGAGCGTACAGGTGAATGGTGGATCGCAGCCGTTGATAAGCGTAAGAACTACATCATCCGAAAGGCCACCAAGCTAAGCAGTCAGCGTCATATTATCGCTGCCAATATCGACAGGGCATTTTTAATCGTAACCGCTGATCACCCCAGGACCTCTCATGGCTTTATCGACCGGTTCCTCGTAACAGCAGAAGCCTACCACATACCGGTGACACTGGTATTTAATAAAGCGGATCTTTTCGAAGGAACCTCGTCCGGTGATTTAAACGAAATGGTTACCCTTTATGAGTCCATAGGATACCCGGTGCTGGTTATTTCGGCGTTGCATGGAGATGTTGAGAAATTGCGGGCGGCGATGTTGGGAAAGGTAAATCTCCTGAGTGGCCATTCGGGTGTGGGAAAATCCACCCTCATTAAAAGCCTGGACCCAACCCTGGATCCGGTGACCCGCCAGATATCAACGGTGCACAACAAAGGCATGCATGCCACTACGTTTGCGGAAATGCACCCCATGAAGGGCGGTGGATATATGATTGACACGCCGGGCATCAAAGAATTAGGGGTGGTGGATATACCCAGAGAGGAGGTTTCACACTACTTTATTGAAATGCGGAAACTTCTTCCCGGTTGCAGGTTCAATAACTGTTTGCACGTAAATGAACCAGGTTGCGCCGTGATCAGGGCATTGGAAGAAGGAACACTTCATGCTACCAGATACCAGAGTTATTTGGGTATATTGGAAGGAGAGTGA